In one window of Photorhabdus laumondii subsp. laumondii DNA:
- a CDS encoding immunity 42 family protein has product MIYGDPFYFSLQFDAVESWNSSDGFWKNGIFFFYLDGHKIFDLLDVFELKTTFSFYSNMKIDELVCNDVNIGPVSLYRNAESYFTGDGENLIEGLFDMTCTPMGDNGYYVYFMKTSHNDRFVWSNDDGKTINETLLPSGTVSSVIKKLSNY; this is encoded by the coding sequence ATGATTTATGGCGATCCGTTTTATTTTTCTCTTCAGTTCGATGCTGTTGAATCATGGAACTCATCTGATGGCTTTTGGAAAAATGGCATCTTCTTTTTCTATTTGGATGGACATAAAATATTTGATCTTTTGGATGTTTTTGAGCTGAAAACAACCTTCAGTTTTTATTCAAATATGAAAATAGATGAATTGGTATGTAATGATGTCAACATTGGACCAGTTAGCCTGTATAGAAATGCTGAGAGCTATTTCACAGGGGATGGAGAAAATCTCATTGAGGGGCTGTTCGATATGACATGTACACCAATGGGAGATAATGGATATTATGTTTACTTCATGAAAACGAGCCATAATGATCGTTTTGTATGGAGTAATGATGATGGAAAAACAATAAATGAAACATTATTACCATCTGGTACTGTAAGTTCTGTAATTAAAAAATTATCTAATTATTGA
- a CDS encoding helix-turn-helix domain-containing protein, which yields MSFSDKLAASRKELGFTQQQMADKIGMHVSQYKRYEAGTSQPTIDVFRRIALALNVSADMLLFDPNERGPDDRLKLQFEAVSQLDEKEREAIETVISSMLHMHDAKRWTVKR from the coding sequence ATGAGCTTTTCTGATAAATTGGCGGCTTCCCGTAAAGAGCTTGGTTTCACGCAACAACAGATGGCTGACAAGATTGGTATGCACGTTTCACAATACAAGCGCTATGAAGCCGGGACATCCCAGCCGACGATTGATGTGTTTCGGCGGATTGCATTAGCGTTGAATGTCAGTGCCGATATGCTTCTTTTTGATCCCAATGAGCGCGGACCCGATGACCGGCTAAAACTCCAGTTCGAAGCAGTCTCACAGTTGGATGAGAAAGAGCGGGAAGCGATTGAGACAGTGATTAGCAGTATGTTGCATATGCATGATGCTAAACGTTGGACGGTAAAACGTTAG
- a CDS encoding CHC2 zinc finger domain-containing protein, which yields MTRVPDTDLARLKQTVSLLGLARKQGRPMKKRGEDYVLRCPFHNEKTPSMVISPAKNLYHCFGCGAAGSVLDWVIQTEGVTLKIAIRRLRELAGLPDMDNAVVAASSLAAPPESCLSYTNILTRPRVIELFPHRLISIKNTT from the coding sequence ATGACCCGCGTTCCCGATACCGATTTAGCCCGCTTAAAGCAAACCGTCTCGTTACTGGGGCTGGCGCGTAAGCAAGGCCGTCCGATGAAAAAACGCGGTGAGGATTATGTGCTGCGCTGTCCGTTCCATAACGAGAAAACGCCCTCAATGGTGATATCGCCTGCTAAGAACCTGTATCACTGCTTTGGCTGTGGCGCAGCGGGGTCGGTGCTGGACTGGGTGATACAAACGGAAGGGGTGACGCTGAAAATCGCTATCCGCCGGCTGCGGGAGCTGGCCGGGTTGCCGGATATGGACAATGCAGTTGTGGCCGCTTCTTCTTTAGCCGCCCCGCCGGAGTCCTGTCTTTCCTACACAAATATTTTAACCCGCCCCCGCGTTATTGAACTTTTCCCTCATAGATTGATCTCAATAAAAAACACGACTTGA
- a CDS encoding IS4-like element ISPlu9 family transposase has protein sequence MFSTSAEQWANDTFQHAELGDKRRTNRLVKVACSLANHIGQSLVQSLDSPADVEAAYRLTRNSAIAPQAIAEAGFTATVAHAQRYHCLLALEDTTTLSFSHASVADELGYTTSKEKSRGMQAHSVLLFAPEEQQVVGLIEQQRWCRDVSDYGKSRQRDTRPYEGKESYKWERASQAVDSRLGEQMANVISVCDREADIIEYLRYKTSQKQRFVIRSMQNRRIEESQDKLYDFISRLQSAGERLVQVRQKGGRQARVAHCDISYAEVTLKIPEGKSGEAVRIFYVGCYEKGPEDGLCWHLLTSEPVNSQEDAHKIFSYYERRWLIEEFHKAWKTGGTQVEALRMQSKDNLERMIVLLAFIAVRIHQLRFMGLNKEEAEKESCETVLSPLAWKLLWSKQEKRRVPKKAPSLHWAFINLGKLAGWYDSKRTGRVGWERLWEGWFRLQTLIDGYLLAKSVDLEI, from the coding sequence ATGTTTTCAACCAGCGCCGAACAATGGGCAAATGACACGTTTCAACATGCGGAATTAGGTGATAAACGCCGTACCAACCGCCTGGTGAAAGTGGCCTGTTCGTTGGCTAACCATATAGGACAATCGCTCGTGCAATCTCTTGACTCTCCTGCCGATGTTGAAGCGGCCTACCGACTGACCCGAAATTCCGCCATTGCGCCTCAGGCCATCGCCGAAGCCGGATTTACCGCCACCGTCGCTCACGCTCAACGTTATCATTGCCTGTTAGCGCTGGAAGACACGACAACCCTGTCATTTTCCCATGCGTCGGTCGCCGATGAACTCGGCTATACCACCTCAAAGGAAAAATCCCGGGGCATGCAGGCACACTCGGTGTTGTTATTTGCGCCTGAAGAACAACAGGTCGTGGGGTTGATAGAGCAACAGCGCTGGTGTCGAGATGTCAGTGATTATGGCAAAAGCCGACAACGCGATACACGCCCTTATGAAGGGAAAGAGAGTTATAAGTGGGAACGGGCCTCACAAGCCGTCGACAGCCGGTTAGGGGAGCAGATGGCCAACGTGATTTCTGTCTGTGACCGTGAAGCCGATATCATCGAATATCTGCGTTATAAAACGAGCCAAAAACAACGTTTCGTCATCCGTTCGATGCAAAACCGGCGTATAGAGGAAAGTCAGGATAAACTTTATGACTTTATTAGCCGGTTACAGAGTGCTGGAGAACGATTAGTTCAGGTCAGACAGAAAGGCGGGCGTCAGGCGCGTGTCGCGCATTGTGATATCAGTTATGCCGAAGTGACGTTGAAAATCCCCGAAGGAAAAAGCGGTGAGGCGGTGCGGATATTTTATGTCGGTTGCTACGAAAAAGGTCCGGAGGATGGGCTTTGCTGGCATCTTCTGACCTCCGAACCCGTCAACAGTCAGGAAGACGCCCATAAAATATTCAGTTATTACGAGCGCCGCTGGCTGATAGAAGAATTTCACAAAGCGTGGAAAACGGGCGGCACGCAGGTAGAAGCGCTGCGTATGCAAAGCAAAGATAATCTGGAGCGCATGATAGTGCTGCTGGCCTTTATTGCGGTACGAATACACCAGCTGCGTTTTATGGGTCTGAACAAAGAAGAGGCAGAGAAAGAGAGCTGTGAGACAGTATTAAGCCCCCTGGCGTGGAAATTACTGTGGTCAAAACAAGAAAAACGCCGTGTGCCGAAAAAAGCCCCGAGTTTGCATTGGGCCTTCATCAATCTGGGAAAACTGGCCGGCTGGTACGATTCCAAACGCACGGGTCGAGTCGGATGGGAACGACTTTGGGAAGGCTGGTTTCGGCTGCAAACCCTGATAGACGGCTATTTGCTGGCTAAATCAGTTGATTTGGAGATCTGA
- a CDS encoding SymE family type I addiction module toxin → MAERDCNVNSGSSKAQRRYKVGYISRCHADRHTGMTRYYSQHPSLHLKGNWLEEAGFVTGQPVQVSVEHGQLIIRLVENS, encoded by the coding sequence ATGGCTGAACGCGATTGTAATGTAAATTCAGGCAGTTCGAAAGCGCAACGCCGCTATAAGGTCGGCTATATCAGCCGATGTCACGCCGACCGCCACACTGGCATGACCCGCTATTACAGCCAGCATCCCAGCTTGCATCTTAAAGGTAATTGGCTGGAAGAAGCGGGCTTTGTGACCGGGCAGCCAGTGCAGGTCAGTGTTGAGCACGGACAGTTGATTATCCGGCTCGTTGAGAACAGTTGA
- a CDS encoding toxin C-terminal domain-containing protein, whose translation MRKYPNHTGNTEGKPDTGGKTTTTPILGEPNKDDLAYLALKGKEAQEAAGKLGFDRRIAPPKAPFNSHGQPVFFDGKTYITPDVDSHNVTNGWKMFDRRGKRMGTYDSDLNRVKD comes from the coding sequence CTGAGGAAATACCCTAATCATACCGGTAATACGGAAGGTAAGCCGGATACTGGCGGGAAGACCACAACTACTCCGATTCTGGGAGAGCCAAATAAAGACGACTTAGCCTATCTGGCTCTGAAAGGAAAAGAAGCCCAAGAAGCAGCAGGGAAATTAGGCTTTGATCGGAGAATAGCTCCTCCTAAAGCACCATTTAACTCACATGGGCAACCTGTATTTTTTGATGGTAAAACCTATATTACTCCCGATGTTGATAGTCATAATGTTACTAATGGTTGGAAAATGTTTGACCGTAGAGGCAAGCGAATGGGGACTTACGATAGTGATCTGAACAGAGTTAAGGACTGA
- a CDS encoding toprim domain-containing protein, whose protein sequence is MPRPKLADLDDDGQALLHQVIDFYHQNLLASPEAKAWLEKRGLHHPELVSHFRLGYAGHHGISGSAGLLPSKDSQEGQQLRGKLSGLGVLRTTTRQDHFRGCVVVPIIGWAESTSVASRGRVLQLYGRRTQPDYKVLKDSPKHLYLSSPLAGVWNEAAMKAAAEIILCEALIDAMTFWCAGFRNVIAAFGVNGFNREHLEALQYHGVKRVLIAFDRDEAGDRGAANVAADLLEAGIEAWRVQFPPGMDANDYALKSGNAEHALGLALQQAVWLGQGTAPGAVFSHERPVSPSVTEKPQSAGVAKSSSLAAPPALTVAPVPCERTASGELLMKSGPRVWRIRGMKKSPVPDVMKVNVQVRDETSGLFHVDTLDMYHARHRQNYISTAAQELECELSVIKREAGRVLLMLEQQQDAQQQADAEASGTTAVTVSAEDEAAALALLTSPNLTEQIINDMAACGVVGESTNLLTGYLAAVSRKLDKPLAVLIQSSSAAGKSSLMEAVLNLMPEEERIQYSAMTGQSLYYLGETSLQHKILAIAEEEGVRQAAYALKLLQSDGELKIASTGKNEQSGELVTREYKVQGPVMLMLTTTAIDVDEELLNRCLVLTVNESREQTQAIHAMQRHRQTLAGLLADSEKGYLTQLHQNAQSLLRPLKVVNPYAHQLTFLSDKTRMRRDHMKYLTLIQAIALLHQYQREVKKTTHRGQVIEYIEVTQDDIALANRLAHEVLGRTLDEMPPQTRKLLLLIQDWVRETAGQQAVKVDELHFTRRDIRTALHWGDTQLKVHLARLLEMEYLLLHRRGLTYEYTLLWDGEDTGQPHLCGLLEMTESRSETAGNVFQSGSEDVQSGTGRGRVGSQSVNQNPASRQATSDLSAEVAGVKQKAVIKTEKKPASIPLPEETEMTNDAVAGKAFRSGSEGVQSGTGRPQVGTQPDRQNPASAQTAQGLTTEPGGAGKKTVNRHKTQKAPPPAASAAHPQSETEVNHGKP, encoded by the coding sequence CTGCCGCGCCCGAAACTGGCCGATCTGGACGATGACGGGCAGGCGCTGTTGCATCAGGTGATTGATTTTTATCATCAGAACTTACTGGCGTCACCGGAAGCCAAAGCCTGGCTGGAAAAACGCGGGCTGCATCATCCTGAACTGGTCAGCCACTTCCGGCTCGGTTATGCGGGTCATCACGGTATCAGCGGTTCCGCGGGATTGTTGCCGTCCAAAGACAGTCAGGAAGGTCAGCAGTTGCGCGGCAAGCTGTCGGGGCTGGGCGTGTTGCGTACCACCACCCGGCAGGACCACTTCCGGGGCTGCGTCGTGGTGCCGATAATCGGCTGGGCCGAATCGACCAGTGTGGCCAGCCGCGGGCGGGTGCTGCAACTGTATGGTCGCCGAACCCAGCCGGATTACAAAGTCCTGAAAGACAGCCCGAAGCATCTGTACCTGTCCTCACCGCTAGCCGGGGTCTGGAATGAGGCAGCGATGAAAGCCGCTGCGGAAATTATCCTGTGCGAAGCGCTGATCGATGCTATGACCTTCTGGTGTGCCGGGTTCCGCAACGTGATCGCCGCGTTCGGGGTGAACGGGTTTAACCGTGAGCATCTCGAAGCCTTGCAGTATCACGGCGTGAAGCGGGTGCTGATTGCCTTTGACCGGGACGAGGCCGGAGACCGTGGCGCGGCTAATGTAGCCGCTGATTTACTGGAAGCCGGTATCGAGGCGTGGCGGGTGCAGTTCCCGCCAGGTATGGATGCCAATGACTATGCGCTGAAAAGCGGCAATGCCGAACATGCGCTGGGGCTGGCCTTGCAACAGGCGGTCTGGCTGGGACAGGGAACAGCGCCGGGCGCGGTGTTCAGCCATGAGCGGCCCGTCTCGCCGAGTGTGACGGAAAAGCCCCAAAGTGCCGGGGTGGCTAAATCTTCTTCTTTAGCCGCCCCGCCGGCGCTGACCGTTGCCCCCGTGCCCTGTGAGCGCACGGCGTCCGGTGAGTTGTTGATGAAAAGCGGCCCCCGGGTCTGGCGGATACGGGGGATGAAAAAATCCCCGGTACCGGACGTGATGAAAGTCAATGTGCAGGTGCGGGATGAAACGTCCGGCCTGTTCCATGTGGATACGCTGGACATGTATCACGCGCGGCATCGTCAGAACTACATCAGCACGGCGGCGCAAGAGCTGGAATGCGAGCTGTCGGTCATCAAACGCGAAGCCGGGCGGGTCTTGCTGATGCTGGAGCAGCAACAGGACGCGCAACAGCAAGCCGACGCCGAAGCCTCAGGGACAACGGCGGTCACGGTCAGCGCGGAAGACGAAGCCGCCGCGCTGGCGTTGCTGACATCGCCGAACCTGACAGAACAGATTATCAACGACATGGCCGCCTGTGGCGTGGTCGGCGAATCCACCAATCTGCTGACCGGGTATCTGGCGGCAGTCTCGCGCAAACTCGATAAACCGCTGGCCGTGCTGATACAAAGCAGTTCCGCTGCCGGGAAATCGTCATTGATGGAGGCGGTGCTGAACCTGATGCCGGAAGAGGAGCGTATCCAGTACTCGGCAATGACCGGGCAGAGCCTCTACTATCTGGGGGAAACCAGCCTGCAACACAAGATACTGGCGATAGCCGAAGAAGAAGGCGTGCGGCAGGCGGCTTATGCCCTGAAACTGTTGCAGTCCGACGGCGAGCTGAAAATCGCCAGCACCGGCAAGAACGAACAGAGCGGCGAACTGGTGACGCGGGAATACAAGGTACAGGGCCCGGTGATGCTGATGCTGACCACCACCGCCATTGATGTGGATGAAGAGCTGCTGAACCGCTGTCTGGTGCTGACGGTCAACGAATCGCGCGAGCAGACGCAGGCCATCCACGCCATGCAGCGGCACCGCCAGACGCTGGCCGGGTTGCTGGCTGACTCGGAAAAAGGCTATCTGACGCAGTTACACCAGAACGCCCAGAGCCTGTTAAGGCCGCTGAAAGTGGTCAATCCTTACGCCCATCAACTGACGTTCCTGTCAGACAAAACCCGGATGCGGCGCGACCACATGAAATACCTGACGCTGATACAGGCCATTGCCCTGCTGCACCAGTATCAACGTGAAGTGAAGAAAACGACCCACCGCGGGCAGGTCATCGAATATATCGAAGTCACCCAGGACGACATTGCCCTCGCCAACCGGCTGGCGCATGAGGTGCTGGGGCGCACGCTGGATGAAATGCCGCCGCAGACGCGCAAGCTGTTGCTGCTGATACAGGACTGGGTACGGGAAACCGCCGGACAACAGGCGGTCAAGGTCGATGAACTGCATTTTACCCGGCGGGATATTCGGACCGCTTTGCACTGGGGTGATACGCAACTGAAAGTACATCTGGCGCGGTTGCTGGAAATGGAATACCTGTTGCTGCATCGCCGCGGGCTGACCTATGAATATACGCTGTTGTGGGATGGTGAAGATACCGGGCAACCGCATCTGTGCGGGTTACTGGAGATGACTGAATCCCGGTCAGAAACGGCAGGCAATGTGTTTCAGTCGGGGTCAGAGGATGTTCAGTCGGGCACGGGTCGGGGCAGGGTCGGCAGTCAGTCGGTAAATCAGAATCCGGCCTCAAGGCAGGCAACATCAGACCTGTCGGCGGAAGTGGCCGGGGTAAAGCAAAAAGCAGTTATTAAGACAGAAAAAAAACCGGCTTCAATCCCCCTGCCCGAAGAAACAGAAATGACGAATGACGCTGTTGCGGGCAAGGCGTTCCGGTCGGGGTCAGAGGGTGTTCAGTCGGGTACAGGTCGGCCCCAGGTCGGTACACAGCCGGACAGACAAAATCCGGCCTCAGCACAGACAGCACAAGGTTTAACAACAGAACCGGGCGGGGCCGGAAAGAAAACGGTTAACAGACATAAAACGCAAAAGGCCCCACCGCCCGCTGCCTCAGCCGCCCATCCCCAATCCGAAACGGAGGTTAATCATGGCAAACCGTAA
- the xerC gene encoding site-specific tyrosine recombinase XerC, producing the protein MANRKPRKGSLLTVNDVYRQPVGPAHDPKSLYALLLRFVAWRQERNWSETTLKVQTHHTYHFILWATDRGLYYAADITRPILERYQRYLYQYRKTNGEPLSIRTQRTQLQPLQVWFKWLTKQNLILANPAADIELPREEKRLPRYILSIDEIEHILSLPDPNTLQGARDRALMELLWSTGIRRSEAARLDIYSIDGSRKTVTIRQGKGNKDRVLPLGERALNWLQFYQQQVRPQLLVTPDIQSLFVAMDGLDGLQPNGITNAVSGYIRAAGIEKKGACHLFRHAMATQMLENGADLRWIQAMLGHASVESTQVYTQVSIRALQAVHASTHPAEQMADEKVRDADEVGLLADLYADDNADTDTPPDSSEPTSTADSR; encoded by the coding sequence ATGGCAAACCGTAAACCCCGCAAGGGGAGTCTTCTGACCGTTAATGACGTCTACCGTCAGCCTGTGGGGCCGGCGCATGACCCGAAAAGCCTGTATGCACTGCTGCTGCGCTTCGTGGCCTGGCGGCAGGAACGGAACTGGTCGGAAACCACGCTGAAAGTGCAGACCCATCACACCTATCACTTTATCCTGTGGGCCACGGACCGGGGCCTGTACTATGCCGCGGACATCACGCGGCCGATACTGGAGCGTTACCAGCGCTACCTGTACCAGTACCGAAAGACCAACGGAGAGCCGCTGAGCATCCGCACCCAGCGCACGCAGTTGCAGCCGTTACAGGTGTGGTTCAAATGGCTGACGAAACAGAACCTGATACTGGCGAACCCGGCAGCGGACATTGAGTTGCCGCGGGAAGAAAAACGCCTGCCGCGGTATATCCTGAGCATTGATGAAATCGAGCATATCCTGTCGCTGCCTGACCCGAATACGTTGCAGGGCGCGCGCGACCGGGCCCTGATGGAGCTGCTCTGGTCAACGGGGATACGACGCAGTGAAGCGGCCCGGCTCGATATCTACAGCATTGACGGGTCACGCAAAACGGTGACCATCCGGCAGGGCAAGGGGAATAAAGACCGGGTATTGCCCCTCGGCGAACGGGCCTTAAACTGGCTCCAGTTCTATCAGCAACAGGTTCGCCCGCAACTGCTGGTCACCCCGGACATCCAATCGCTGTTCGTGGCAATGGACGGTCTCGACGGGTTGCAGCCGAACGGTATCACGAATGCCGTAAGCGGTTATATCCGGGCCGCCGGCATTGAGAAAAAAGGTGCCTGCCACCTGTTCCGGCATGCGATGGCAACGCAGATGCTGGAGAACGGCGCGGACCTGCGCTGGATACAGGCCATGTTAGGCCATGCCAGCGTGGAGTCAACCCAGGTGTATACGCAGGTCTCTATCCGGGCCTTGCAGGCGGTGCACGCCAGCACCCATCCGGCGGAGCAAATGGCCGACGAAAAAGTCCGCGACGCCGATGAGGTGGGTTTACTGGCCGACCTGTACGCCGACGATAACGCCGACACGGACACGCCGCCGGACAGTTCAGAGCCGACCTCAACCGCCGATAGCCGCTGA